One Salvia splendens isolate huo1 unplaced genomic scaffold, SspV2 ctg317, whole genome shotgun sequence genomic window carries:
- the LOC121789728 gene encoding DNA cross-link repair protein SNM1-like translates to MTELFDLQACPVHTLILDTTYCNPKYDFPKQEAIIQFVIDAIRAEAFNPKTLFLIGSYTIGKERVFLEVAKALHKKVYVTAAKLRILECLGFKQEDMQWFTTNEQESHVHVVPMWSIASFKRLDHMAKHYMGRFSLIVAFSPTGWSFGKGKKSTGRRWQKGTMIRYEVPYSEHSSFMELKEFVKLISPANIIPSVNNHGPDSQNSMVSQLLY, encoded by the exons ATGACAGAGCTGTTCGATTTGCAAGCTTGTCCAGTCCACACTCTCATCCTTGACACAACCTACTGCAATCCCAAG TATGACTTTCCGAAACAGGAGGCCATAATCCAGTTTGTCATTGATGCCATCCGAGCTGAAGCTTTCAACCCAAAGACCTTGTTTCTGATTGGCAGCTATACCATTG GAAAAGAAAGGGTGTTTCTAGAGGTTGCTAAAGCACTGCACAAGAAAGTCTATGTCACTGCTGCAAAACTACGAATCTTGGAATGTCTTGGATTCAAACAGGAAGATATGCAATGGTTTACCACTAATGAACAGGAGAGCCATGTTCACGTCGTTCCCATGTGGAGTATTGCTAGTTTCAAGAGACTAGACCATATGGCTAAACATTACATG GGTCGATTTAGTCTGATAGTTGCATTTTCGCCTACTGGTTGGTCGTTcggaaaaggaaaaaagtcGACTGGGAGGAGGTGGCAGAAGGGCACCATGATAAG ATACGAGGTACCATACAGTGAACACAGCAGCTTCATGGAGCTGAAGGAGTTTGTAAAATTGATATCTCCTGCAAACATCATCCCGAGCGTGAACAATCACGGCCCAGATTCGCAGAATTCAATGGTGTCCCAACTCTTGTATTAA
- the LOC121789729 gene encoding 3beta-hydroxysteroid-dehydrogenase/decarboxylase-like, giving the protein MGGEEKWCVVTGGRGFAARHLVVMLIRYGMYSVRIADLEPSIELDDDEENGVLGEAMKSGRADYVSADLRHKAQAFKACIGVVVVFHMAAPDSSINNHRLHYSVNVQGTQNIIDACSKLKIKRLIYTSSPSVVFDGVHGISNGNESLPYPAKHYDSYSATKAEGESLVINSNGSNGLLTCSIRPSSIFGPGDRLFVPSLVSAVRSGKLKFIIGDGKNMYDFTYVENVAHAHICAERALASGGATADKASGQAYFITNGEPLQFWEFVSIILEGLGYERPRTKVPAFLVLPIAHMAELIYKIIAPFGMKVPQLIPSRVRLLSVSRTFDCSKANDLLGYTPIVPLQEGIRRTIDSYQHWRAGVEIERKGPSKAELLLGTGKVAEALLWRDIKLTLTVLAFLAAFYYNFIATGLTFITSLSKLLLMGSVFLFVHGNLPEKM; this is encoded by the exons ATGGGCGGCGAAGAGAAGTGGTGCGTGGTGACCGGTGGCAGGGGATTTGCGGCGCGACATCTGGTGGTGATGCTCATCAGATACGGCATGTATTCGGTTCGCATTGCGGATTTGGAGCCCTCCATCGAGCTCGACGACGACGAGGAGAATGGGGTTCTCGGTGAAGCTATGAAGTCTGGCCGTGCGGACTACGTGTCTGCAGATCTTCGCCACAAAGCACAAGCGTTTAAGG CTTGCATAGGAGTTGTGGTTGTATTCCATATGGCTGCTCCAGATTCATCCATTAATAACCATCGGCTACATTATTCTGTCAACgtacaag GAACCCAGAACATTATTGATGCATGTTCTAAGCTGAAAATTAAAAGGCTTATATATACAAGTTCCCCAAGTGTTGTCTTTGATGGAGTCCATGGAATATCTAATGGAAATGAATCATTACCCTATCCTGCTAAG CACTATGATTCATACTCTGCCACAAAAGCTGAAGGAGAATCCCTAGTTATCAATTCAAATGGTTCAAATGGACTTCTAACATGCTCCATTCGACCTAGCAGTATTTTTGGCCCTGGTGATAGGTTGTTTGTTCCATCATTAGTCTCTGCAGTAAGGTCTGGGAAATTAAAG TTCATCATTGGAGATGGTAAGAACATGTATGACTTTACCTATGTTGAGAATGTTGCACATGCTCACATTTGTGCCGAGCGAGCTTTGGCATCTGGAGGGGCAACAGCAGATAAAGCATCTGGACAG GCATATTTCATTACCAATGGGGAACCACTTCAATTTTGGGAGTTCGTCTCTATCATTCTGGAAGGTCTTGGCTATGAAAG GCCAAGAACCAAAGTTCCTGCCTTCCTTGTGCTGCCAATTGCACATATGGCGGagctaatatataaaataattgcaCCTTTTGGAATGAAGGTACCACAGTTGATACCTTCAAGAGTTCGACTTCTGTCTGTCAGCAGAACCTTTGATTGTTCTAAAGCAAATGACCTTCTTGGCTACACCCCTATTGTGCCTCTACAG GAGGGAATTAGAAGAACTATTGACTCATACCAACATTGGAGAGCTGGTGTTGAAATTGAAAGAAAGGGGCCTTCTAAAGCTGAATTACTTCTTGGCACTGGGAAAG TTGCTGAAGCACTACTTTGGAGGGACATAAAGCTGACACTCACTGTACTGGCGTTCTTGGCTGCattttactataattttataGCAACTGGTTTGACCTTCATAACATCACTTTCCAAGCTTCTATTGATGGGATCAGTCTTCCTCTTTGTCCATGGAAATCTACCCGAAAAAATGTAG